The Tenebrio molitor chromosome 5, icTenMoli1.1, whole genome shotgun sequence genome has a segment encoding these proteins:
- the LOC138130622 gene encoding amyloid beta A4 precursor protein-binding family B member 1-interacting protein-like isoform X1 gives MFCGGSFRTKTVEEHDQYRIVKVNNAQVKIFRSVSLSKADRPQKVFVSPPRVPRDGNEAGLDPTNTTTQLRPLNSEITAPRIDSYRFSMANLQDSQDVDLDAILGELCALETQVDREIGQARDSKRLSDQKVAQHLSRTHSRSSSEGPRLKLDTGESDLISKTDSVRTESPDNDSAFSDTVSMLSSESSASSGGSGSKPQSLHLQNLQVPIDGARLFANHSLLGFQDEASRIKAEKIRMAMEKIKEANIQKLFVKVFTADGSAKSLLVDEKMLCSYVTRLLMDKNHVEADPKWAIVEHLPELYMERIYEDHELLVDNLMVWTRDSKNKIFFSERPEKNKLFVEPEKFLLSMTDRKDAIDYDEHSRSLLLEEFFSSNAANVPEVEGPLYLKADSKKGWKKYHFVLRASGLYYFPKDKVKSAKDLVCLATFDNNQIYCGLGWRKKYKAPTDFCFAIKHPRLQEPKSTKYIKYLCAEDRQSLERWMVGMRIAKYGKQLMENYRALIDELAQEDLDMLAHARSCSVSSIAVQSNVTTPTQGYPSSEAGYGTQSETYSAPSEASSGRHSRASSSSSSGCMSDGAPSSCENAFDSEFPMGTIKRKPSMKPSLPLTNITRQLKEVGETRDEHDGAPLPPSPINCNNSGTLTRRHSRRKSSNSTDDSSNSGTLKRQHSYKSRGSIESMGGRSGNSTPLCGTPVRERASPFADKASPFAERPPSAASPRSPVSPPNNMDMPSCMTDSITSLPPPPETNGDVILNDSPSYQLPPPPPEVYNSNLSLDSLPPPPNPNELPPMTGTELTGSQLSLMSLPPPPGELDQNTLRKRKGSVTPTNVMSPDRTPTMSPDQTPTQSRINTPCFSPPLSNVGSNCSTPTQQNPPVSFNLNQYVQISAQNHDRNDATNGYTQPPAYVNPPSYRQSSTLPGSAQFGNNGGLRSSLRQSSLPRQISSNSIASTNSSGSSGNSMYGVPGYMSSQSPHPQRKVNFQDTASPKKTTKKISFNLVPQEVPPLPKKPPPPKRSDTTKLSSPKKLVEPPVDFLKDLQRVMRKKWQVAQKCKLEPTTTPHEVLGFRDPPVLLPDYKEHNVSNWVQEHYGPNNVYENVYRDNPDAVVEYATSPVHSRGGDFGSRSKRPPPPPPKRSETTHLSTPKMH, from the exons GGATTGGACCCCACAAACACCACGACGCAACTGCGGCCGTTGAACTCGGAGATCACGGCGCCGAGGATCGACAGCTACAGGTTCTCAATGGCCAACCTCCAGGACTCGCAGGACGTCGACCTGGACGCCATCCTCGGGGAGTTGTGCGCCCTTGAAACTCAGGTCGACAGAGAGATCGGACAAGCGAGGGATAGCAAACGTCTTTCAG ACCAAAAGGTGGCCCAGCACCTTTCCAGGACCCACAGCAGGTCCTCCTCGGAGGGCCCCCGATTGAAACTGGACACGGGAGAGAGCGATTTGATATCGAAGACTGATTCAGTTCGGACGGAGTCACCCGACAATGATTCCGCGTTCAGCGATACAGTGTCGATGTTGTCGAGCGAGTCGTCGGCGAGCAGCGGCGGTTCCGGTTCCAAACCCCAGAGTCTGCACCTCCAGAATCTTCAGGTACCGATCGATGGTGCGCGCCTTTTCGCAAATCACAGCCTCCTCGGTTTCCAGGATGAAGCTTCGAGGATCAAAGCGGAAAAGATCCGAATGGCCATGGAGAAGATCAAAGAGGCGAACATTCAGAAGTTGTTCGTCAAGGTGTTCACGGCCGACGGCTCGGCGAAATCTTTGTTGGTCGACGAGAAAATGTTGTGCTCGTACGTGACGAGGTTGTTGATGGACAAGAATCACGTGGAAGCCGACCCCAAGTGGGCGATAGTGGAGCACCTGCCGGAATTGTACATGG AGAGGATATACGAGGATCACGAGCTCCTCGTCGACAATCTGATGGTGTGGACGAGGGACTCCAAGAACAAAATCTTCTTCTCGGAGCGTCCGGAGAAGAACAAGTTGTTCGTGGAACCGGAGAAGTTCCTCTTGTCCATGACCGACAGAAAAGACGCGATCGACTACGACGAACACTCGCGGAGTCTGCTCCTCGAGGAGTTCTTTTCCAGCAACGCGGCGAACGTCCCGGAAGTCGAGGGACCTCTCTACCTTAAAGCCGACTCCAAGAAGGGTTGGAAGAAGTACCACTTCGTGCTGAGAGCGTCGGGTCTTTACTATTTCCCGAAGGATAAAGTCAAATCGGCCAAAGATTTGGTGTGTTTGGCCACTTTCGACAACAACCAG ATCTACTGCGGTTTGGGTTGGAGGAAGAAGTATAAAGCTCCGACTGACTTCTGCTTCGCCATCAAGCACCCCCGCCTCCAAGAACCGAAATCCACCAAATACATCAAGTACCTCTGCGCCGAAGACCGACAAAGTCTCGAGCGATGGATGGTGGGGATGAGGATAGCGAAGTACGGCAAGCAGCTGATGGAGAACTATCGGGCCCTCATCGACGAACTGGCCCAAGAAGACCTGGACATGCTGGCGCACGCTCGCAGCTGTTCGGTCAGCTCCATCGCCGTTCAGTCGAACGTGACCACCCCGACCCAAGG ATACCCCAGCAGCGAGGCCGGTTACGGGACCCAGAGCGAGACGTACTCCGCCCCCAGCGAGGCGAGCTCCGGGCGGCACAGCCGCGCCAGCAGCTCGAGCTCGTCGGGGTGCATGTCGGACGGGGCCCCGTCCAGTTGCGAGAATGCGTTCGACTCGGAGTTTCCCATGGGTACCATCAAACGCAAACCGTCGATGAAGCCCAGTCTGCCGCTGACCAACATCACCAGACAGCTGAAAGAG GTGGGTGAGACTCGCGACGAGCACGACGGAGCGCCGCTACCACCCAGTCCCATCAACTGCAACAACTCCGGCACCCTCACCCGGAGGCACAGCCGCCGGAAATCGAGCAACTCCACCGACGACTCCTCCAATTCCGGCACTCTGAAGAGACAGCACTCGTACAAGTCGCGGGGGTCGATCGAGTCGATGGGGGGCCGGAGCGGCAACTCGACGCCGCTGTGCGGCACCCCCGTTAGGGAGAGGGCGTCGCCCTTCGCCGATAAGGCGAGTCCTTTCGCAGAGCGTCCTCCAAGCGCGGCGTCCCCGAGAAGCCCCGTGAGTCCTCCCAACAACATGGACATGCCCTCTTGCATG ACTGACTCGATCACTTCGTTACCACCACCCCCAGAAACCAACGGCGATGTCATCCTCAACGACTCTCCCTCGTACCAGCTGCCGCCCCCACCTCCAGAAGTATACAATTCCAATTTGTCGTTGGACAGTTTGCCTCCGCCACCCAACCCGAACGAACTACCCCCGATGACCGGAACCGAACTAACAGGAAGTCAATTATCGCTGATGTCTTTGCCACCTCCGCCAGGCGAGCTGGATCAGAACACGCTCAGAAAAAGGAAAGGAAGTGTCACACCGACGAACGTTATGAGTCCTGACAGGACCCCCACGATGTCTCCCGACCAAACTCCGACGCAGTCGCGGATAAACACCCCATGCTTCAGTCCACCCTTGTCGAACGTGGGGTCCAATTGCAGCACCCCCACGCAACAGAACCCCCCGGTCAGCTTCAATCTCAACCAGTACGTGCAGATTTCAGCACAGAACCACGACAGAAACGATGCAACGAACGGATACACCCAACCCCCGGCGTACGTCAACCCCCCGAGTTACAGACAGTCGAGCACTCTCCCTGGGAGCGCCCAGTTTGGCAACAACGGAGGGCTGAGGTCGTCGCTGAGGCAGAGTTCTTTACCGAGACAGATTTCCTCGAACAGCATCGCCTCCACCAACAGTTCCGGTTCTTCCGGTAACTCCATGTACGGAGTTCCGGGGTACATGAGCTCTCAGTCGCCTCATCCGCAACGAAAAGTCAACTTCCAGGACACAGCCAGTCCGAAAAAGACCACCAAGAAGATCAGTTTCAACTTGGTGCCCCAGGAGGTGCCCCCTCTGCCGAAAAAGCCACCGCCGCCGAAGCGCTCCGACACCACGAAGCTCTCCAGTCCGAAGAAGCTCGTCGAACCGCCGGTGGATTTCCTCAAGGACCTGCAACGAGTGATGAGGAAGAAGTGGCAGGTGGCGCAGAAGTGCAAGTTGGAACCGACGACGACGCCCCACGAGGTCCTCGGTTTCAGGGATCCTCCGGTGCTGCTGCCCGACTACAAGGAGCACAACGTCTCGAACTGGGTGCAGGAGCACTACGGCCCCAACAACGTGTACGAAAACGTGTACAGGGACAACCCGGACGCCGTCGTGGAGTACGCCACCAGTCCGGTGCACTCGAGGGGCGGTGATTTCGGAAGCAGGTCGAAGAGGCCGCCGCCTCCGCCGCCCAAACGCAGCGAAACGACGCACCTGAGCACGCCCAAGATGCACTGA
- the LOC138130622 gene encoding amyloid beta A4 precursor protein-binding family B member 1-interacting protein-like isoform X3, with protein MPQGSMMNKLGENDAGDADSDTEDPEQLLNEWLGELHTLTGGLDPTNTTTQLRPLNSEITAPRIDSYRFSMANLQDSQDVDLDAILGELCALETQVDREIGQARDSKRLSDQKVAQHLSRTHSRSSSEGPRLKLDTGESDLISKTDSVRTESPDNDSAFSDTVSMLSSESSASSGGSGSKPQSLHLQNLQVPIDGARLFANHSLLGFQDEASRIKAEKIRMAMEKIKEANIQKLFVKVFTADGSAKSLLVDEKMLCSYVTRLLMDKNHVEADPKWAIVEHLPELYMERIYEDHELLVDNLMVWTRDSKNKIFFSERPEKNKLFVEPEKFLLSMTDRKDAIDYDEHSRSLLLEEFFSSNAANVPEVEGPLYLKADSKKGWKKYHFVLRASGLYYFPKDKVKSAKDLVCLATFDNNQIYCGLGWRKKYKAPTDFCFAIKHPRLQEPKSTKYIKYLCAEDRQSLERWMVGMRIAKYGKQLMENYRALIDELAQEDLDMLAHARSCSVSSIAVQSNVTTPTQGYPSSEAGYGTQSETYSAPSEASSGRHSRASSSSSSGCMSDGAPSSCENAFDSEFPMGTIKRKPSMKPSLPLTNITRQLKEVGETRDEHDGAPLPPSPINCNNSGTLTRRHSRRKSSNSTDDSSNSGTLKRQHSYKSRGSIESMGGRSGNSTPLCGTPVRERASPFADKASPFAERPPSAASPRSPVSPPNNMDMPSCMTDSITSLPPPPETNGDVILNDSPSYQLPPPPPEVYNSNLSLDSLPPPPNPNELPPMTGTELTGSQLSLMSLPPPPGELDQNTLRKRKGSVTPTNVMSPDRTPTMSPDQTPTQSRINTPCFSPPLSNVGSNCSTPTQQNPPVSFNLNQYVQISAQNHDRNDATNGYTQPPAYVNPPSYRQSSTLPGSAQFGNNGGLRSSLRQSSLPRQISSNSIASTNSSGSSGNSMYGVPGYMSSQSPHPQRKVNFQDTASPKKTTKKISFNLVPQEVPPLPKKPPPPKRSDTTKLSSPKKLVEPPVDFLKDLQRVMRKKWQVAQKCKLEPTTTPHEVLGFRDPPVLLPDYKEHNVSNWVQEHYGPNNVYENVYRDNPDAVVEYATSPVHSRGGDFGSRSKRPPPPPPKRSETTHLSTPKMH; from the exons GGATTGGACCCCACAAACACCACGACGCAACTGCGGCCGTTGAACTCGGAGATCACGGCGCCGAGGATCGACAGCTACAGGTTCTCAATGGCCAACCTCCAGGACTCGCAGGACGTCGACCTGGACGCCATCCTCGGGGAGTTGTGCGCCCTTGAAACTCAGGTCGACAGAGAGATCGGACAAGCGAGGGATAGCAAACGTCTTTCAG ACCAAAAGGTGGCCCAGCACCTTTCCAGGACCCACAGCAGGTCCTCCTCGGAGGGCCCCCGATTGAAACTGGACACGGGAGAGAGCGATTTGATATCGAAGACTGATTCAGTTCGGACGGAGTCACCCGACAATGATTCCGCGTTCAGCGATACAGTGTCGATGTTGTCGAGCGAGTCGTCGGCGAGCAGCGGCGGTTCCGGTTCCAAACCCCAGAGTCTGCACCTCCAGAATCTTCAGGTACCGATCGATGGTGCGCGCCTTTTCGCAAATCACAGCCTCCTCGGTTTCCAGGATGAAGCTTCGAGGATCAAAGCGGAAAAGATCCGAATGGCCATGGAGAAGATCAAAGAGGCGAACATTCAGAAGTTGTTCGTCAAGGTGTTCACGGCCGACGGCTCGGCGAAATCTTTGTTGGTCGACGAGAAAATGTTGTGCTCGTACGTGACGAGGTTGTTGATGGACAAGAATCACGTGGAAGCCGACCCCAAGTGGGCGATAGTGGAGCACCTGCCGGAATTGTACATGG AGAGGATATACGAGGATCACGAGCTCCTCGTCGACAATCTGATGGTGTGGACGAGGGACTCCAAGAACAAAATCTTCTTCTCGGAGCGTCCGGAGAAGAACAAGTTGTTCGTGGAACCGGAGAAGTTCCTCTTGTCCATGACCGACAGAAAAGACGCGATCGACTACGACGAACACTCGCGGAGTCTGCTCCTCGAGGAGTTCTTTTCCAGCAACGCGGCGAACGTCCCGGAAGTCGAGGGACCTCTCTACCTTAAAGCCGACTCCAAGAAGGGTTGGAAGAAGTACCACTTCGTGCTGAGAGCGTCGGGTCTTTACTATTTCCCGAAGGATAAAGTCAAATCGGCCAAAGATTTGGTGTGTTTGGCCACTTTCGACAACAACCAG ATCTACTGCGGTTTGGGTTGGAGGAAGAAGTATAAAGCTCCGACTGACTTCTGCTTCGCCATCAAGCACCCCCGCCTCCAAGAACCGAAATCCACCAAATACATCAAGTACCTCTGCGCCGAAGACCGACAAAGTCTCGAGCGATGGATGGTGGGGATGAGGATAGCGAAGTACGGCAAGCAGCTGATGGAGAACTATCGGGCCCTCATCGACGAACTGGCCCAAGAAGACCTGGACATGCTGGCGCACGCTCGCAGCTGTTCGGTCAGCTCCATCGCCGTTCAGTCGAACGTGACCACCCCGACCCAAGG ATACCCCAGCAGCGAGGCCGGTTACGGGACCCAGAGCGAGACGTACTCCGCCCCCAGCGAGGCGAGCTCCGGGCGGCACAGCCGCGCCAGCAGCTCGAGCTCGTCGGGGTGCATGTCGGACGGGGCCCCGTCCAGTTGCGAGAATGCGTTCGACTCGGAGTTTCCCATGGGTACCATCAAACGCAAACCGTCGATGAAGCCCAGTCTGCCGCTGACCAACATCACCAGACAGCTGAAAGAG GTGGGTGAGACTCGCGACGAGCACGACGGAGCGCCGCTACCACCCAGTCCCATCAACTGCAACAACTCCGGCACCCTCACCCGGAGGCACAGCCGCCGGAAATCGAGCAACTCCACCGACGACTCCTCCAATTCCGGCACTCTGAAGAGACAGCACTCGTACAAGTCGCGGGGGTCGATCGAGTCGATGGGGGGCCGGAGCGGCAACTCGACGCCGCTGTGCGGCACCCCCGTTAGGGAGAGGGCGTCGCCCTTCGCCGATAAGGCGAGTCCTTTCGCAGAGCGTCCTCCAAGCGCGGCGTCCCCGAGAAGCCCCGTGAGTCCTCCCAACAACATGGACATGCCCTCTTGCATG ACTGACTCGATCACTTCGTTACCACCACCCCCAGAAACCAACGGCGATGTCATCCTCAACGACTCTCCCTCGTACCAGCTGCCGCCCCCACCTCCAGAAGTATACAATTCCAATTTGTCGTTGGACAGTTTGCCTCCGCCACCCAACCCGAACGAACTACCCCCGATGACCGGAACCGAACTAACAGGAAGTCAATTATCGCTGATGTCTTTGCCACCTCCGCCAGGCGAGCTGGATCAGAACACGCTCAGAAAAAGGAAAGGAAGTGTCACACCGACGAACGTTATGAGTCCTGACAGGACCCCCACGATGTCTCCCGACCAAACTCCGACGCAGTCGCGGATAAACACCCCATGCTTCAGTCCACCCTTGTCGAACGTGGGGTCCAATTGCAGCACCCCCACGCAACAGAACCCCCCGGTCAGCTTCAATCTCAACCAGTACGTGCAGATTTCAGCACAGAACCACGACAGAAACGATGCAACGAACGGATACACCCAACCCCCGGCGTACGTCAACCCCCCGAGTTACAGACAGTCGAGCACTCTCCCTGGGAGCGCCCAGTTTGGCAACAACGGAGGGCTGAGGTCGTCGCTGAGGCAGAGTTCTTTACCGAGACAGATTTCCTCGAACAGCATCGCCTCCACCAACAGTTCCGGTTCTTCCGGTAACTCCATGTACGGAGTTCCGGGGTACATGAGCTCTCAGTCGCCTCATCCGCAACGAAAAGTCAACTTCCAGGACACAGCCAGTCCGAAAAAGACCACCAAGAAGATCAGTTTCAACTTGGTGCCCCAGGAGGTGCCCCCTCTGCCGAAAAAGCCACCGCCGCCGAAGCGCTCCGACACCACGAAGCTCTCCAGTCCGAAGAAGCTCGTCGAACCGCCGGTGGATTTCCTCAAGGACCTGCAACGAGTGATGAGGAAGAAGTGGCAGGTGGCGCAGAAGTGCAAGTTGGAACCGACGACGACGCCCCACGAGGTCCTCGGTTTCAGGGATCCTCCGGTGCTGCTGCCCGACTACAAGGAGCACAACGTCTCGAACTGGGTGCAGGAGCACTACGGCCCCAACAACGTGTACGAAAACGTGTACAGGGACAACCCGGACGCCGTCGTGGAGTACGCCACCAGTCCGGTGCACTCGAGGGGCGGTGATTTCGGAAGCAGGTCGAAGAGGCCGCCGCCTCCGCCGCCCAAACGCAGCGAAACGACGCACCTGAGCACGCCCAAGATGCACTGA